One Corynebacterium uterequi DNA segment encodes these proteins:
- a CDS encoding spermidine synthase: MPRKPRAPKRRIEGSYPIDTGTATIVALPERDGAYLLEVNSVPSTQLVIDAPRVLDFDYMRWIATALRCWIPEDAAPDVVHLGGAGCALPRFVADVWPRSHNLVAELDGALGRLVRDVFDIPPPPRVDIVAVEARKLTHALSPGATDAIIRDVFFGNTTPAALSAPGFYRAASRALRPGGLYLANVGDRAELSSVHAELTAASSSFTHVAAFVPRDFTYGNTVVAASDRPLTALVAALGELGLRCVGVDC; this comes from the coding sequence GTGCCCCGCAAACCCCGCGCCCCGAAGCGGCGGATCGAGGGCAGCTATCCCATAGACACCGGAACCGCCACCATCGTGGCACTCCCGGAACGCGATGGCGCCTACCTCCTCGAAGTCAACTCCGTCCCCTCTACACAACTCGTCATCGACGCTCCCCGAGTCCTCGACTTTGACTACATGCGGTGGATCGCCACTGCCCTACGCTGCTGGATTCCGGAGGACGCGGCACCCGACGTCGTTCATCTTGGCGGTGCCGGCTGCGCCCTGCCCCGCTTCGTCGCCGACGTCTGGCCGCGCTCGCACAACCTCGTCGCTGAGCTCGACGGGGCACTCGGCCGACTGGTCCGCGACGTCTTCGACATTCCCCCACCGCCGAGGGTCGACATCGTCGCCGTCGAAGCCCGAAAACTCACCCACGCCCTCTCCCCCGGCGCGACCGACGCCATCATCCGCGACGTCTTCTTCGGCAATACGACCCCAGCCGCGCTGAGCGCACCCGGCTTTTATCGCGCCGCGAGCCGTGCTCTGCGTCCGGGCGGGCTCTATCTTGCCAACGTCGGAGATCGGGCAGAGCTCAGCAGCGTCCACGCCGAACTCACCGCGGCCAGCAGTTCTTTCACGCACGTCGCGGCGTTCGTTCCCCGAGATTTCACCTACGGCAACACGGTTGTCGCCGCGTCCGACCGACCACTGACAGCGCTCGTCGCGGCGCTTGGCGAACTGGGACTGCGCTGCGTCGGCGTAGACTGCTAG
- a CDS encoding aldose epimerase family protein — MSSLTLTAGDYRAEISALGGGVRAFYHRDQPLVTEYPVGGAPIHSGGIWLAPWPNRTADGRYIHRGELYHLDLTEPERDNAIHGFVGNQAWESEHNGTSLTLTLSDTPHNGYPWPLDHSVTWRLDAEDGLSATYTVINRAEDPAPFGLGFHPYLRAGTEALDNCELRLDVDAVLPLDPGRNLPAGPLSTPAEAGVPDFHSSAPMRDVWLDHAVRIGAAGFDAELRPTNGGTGVRLRADGSFTWAQIYTDPDSPGIGRVVAVEPMTCPPDALRSGTDLIILEPGERRDFHLTLSILSL, encoded by the coding sequence ATGTCATCTCTCACTCTCACCGCTGGCGACTACCGGGCAGAGATTTCCGCCCTCGGTGGTGGCGTGCGGGCCTTCTACCATCGAGACCAACCGTTGGTCACGGAGTATCCCGTGGGTGGTGCACCTATCCACTCTGGCGGGATCTGGCTGGCACCGTGGCCGAACCGAACCGCGGACGGCCGCTACATCCATCGGGGCGAGCTCTACCACCTGGACCTGACCGAGCCGGAGCGCGACAACGCGATCCACGGCTTCGTTGGAAACCAGGCCTGGGAAAGCGAACACAATGGAACATCTCTCACGCTGACCCTCTCCGACACTCCTCATAATGGTTACCCCTGGCCGCTGGACCATTCGGTCACCTGGCGGTTGGACGCCGAGGATGGGCTCAGCGCCACGTACACAGTCATCAACCGAGCCGAGGATCCGGCGCCCTTCGGGTTGGGCTTCCATCCCTACCTGCGGGCTGGCACCGAAGCTCTGGACAACTGCGAGCTCCGGCTCGACGTCGACGCTGTACTTCCACTCGATCCGGGCCGTAACCTTCCGGCCGGCCCCCTGAGCACCCCGGCGGAGGCCGGCGTCCCTGACTTCCATTCGTCGGCTCCGATGCGTGATGTGTGGTTGGACCACGCGGTGCGCATCGGTGCGGCCGGATTCGACGCCGAACTCCGCCCCACCAACGGAGGCACCGGGGTTCGCCTTCGTGCCGATGGTTCCTTCACGTGGGCACAGATCTACACCGACCCGGACTCGCCGGGTATCGGCCGGGTCGTCGCCGTGGAACCCATGACCTGCCCGCCGGACGCGCTGCGGTCCGGAACCGACCTCATCATTCTTGAGCCTGGCGAACGCCGGGACTTCCATCTCACCCTTTCTATCCTTTCCCTTTAA
- a CDS encoding class II 3-deoxy-7-phosphoheptulonate synthase, which translates to MSWTIDIPKNVLPDLPPLPGEMNERWQDVLARDAKQQPTWDLVKAENVRKILESVPPIVVAPEIRNLKKQLASVANGEAFLLQGGDCAETFESNTEPHIRANIRTLLQMAVVLTYGASTPVVKLARIAGQYAKPRSSDLDSQGLPNYRGDIVNGVDPTPEARAHDPARMIRAYANAGAAMNLVRALTGSGTADLYRLHEWNREFVANSPAGARYQALANEISSGLKFMEACGVHDESLRQADVFASHEALLVDYERALLRLHEDEDGVTRLYDLSAHQLWIGERTRGLEDFHVNFAAMIANPIGLKIGPTVTPDEAVAYAERLDPEREPGRLTMVARMGYDKVREVLPPVIEAVEAAGHRVIWQSDPMHGNTVTASNGYKTRHFDKVIDEVQGFFEVHRALGTHPGGVHIELTGEDVTECLGGAMDITDVDLPGRYESACDPRLNTQQSLELAFLVAEMLRN; encoded by the coding sequence ATGAGTTGGACGATCGATATTCCGAAGAATGTACTCCCGGATCTCCCCCCGTTGCCTGGTGAGATGAACGAACGCTGGCAGGATGTGCTCGCCCGCGACGCCAAGCAACAGCCAACGTGGGATCTAGTTAAGGCAGAAAACGTCCGCAAGATTCTCGAATCGGTTCCCCCCATCGTGGTGGCGCCGGAAATTCGGAATCTTAAGAAGCAGCTGGCGTCCGTCGCCAACGGGGAGGCCTTCCTGCTCCAAGGCGGTGACTGCGCCGAAACCTTCGAATCGAACACGGAACCGCACATCCGCGCAAACATCAGAACCTTGCTGCAGATGGCCGTCGTGCTCACCTACGGTGCGTCGACCCCGGTCGTTAAGCTAGCCCGCATCGCTGGGCAGTACGCTAAGCCGCGGTCATCGGACCTTGACTCCCAGGGTCTGCCCAATTACCGCGGTGACATCGTCAACGGTGTGGACCCGACTCCGGAAGCCCGAGCGCACGATCCCGCCCGAATGATCCGCGCCTACGCTAATGCCGGCGCTGCCATGAACCTGGTTCGGGCGCTGACTGGGTCTGGGACGGCAGACTTGTACCGGTTGCACGAGTGGAACCGGGAGTTCGTCGCGAATTCCCCGGCCGGGGCCCGGTACCAGGCCCTGGCCAACGAGATTTCCTCCGGCCTAAAGTTCATGGAGGCGTGTGGCGTTCACGACGAGTCCCTCCGCCAGGCCGACGTGTTCGCCTCCCACGAGGCGCTGCTCGTCGACTACGAGCGCGCGCTGCTGCGCCTGCACGAAGACGAAGACGGTGTCACCCGGCTGTACGATCTCTCCGCCCACCAGCTGTGGATCGGTGAGCGCACCCGCGGCCTGGAGGACTTCCATGTCAACTTCGCCGCGATGATCGCTAACCCCATCGGCTTGAAGATCGGCCCGACCGTCACGCCGGACGAGGCGGTCGCCTACGCCGAGCGCCTCGACCCTGAGCGGGAGCCGGGCCGGCTGACGATGGTGGCGCGCATGGGGTACGACAAGGTTCGGGAAGTGCTGCCGCCGGTCATTGAGGCGGTGGAGGCCGCCGGTCACCGGGTTATCTGGCAATCCGATCCCATGCACGGCAACACCGTGACGGCGTCGAACGGCTACAAGACGCGGCACTTCGACAAGGTGATTGACGAGGTTCAGGGCTTCTTCGAGGTCCATCGCGCCCTGGGGACCCACCCGGGCGGGGTGCACATCGAGCTCACCGGCGAGGACGTCACGGAGTGCCTCGGCGGCGCCATGGACATCACGGACGTCGACCTGCCGGGCCGGTACGAGTCCGCCTGCGACCCGCGCCTGAACACCCAGCAATCGCTGGAGCTGGCGTTCCTCGTCGCGGAGATGCTGCGCAATTAG
- a CDS encoding DUF421 domain-containing protein, producing the protein MEEILYYLGMPPMAAVGVVISTIAMYAVFIVMSRLLGQRVLAKLSGYDLLIVIVMGALIGRTMIGWVPTLASGLLALCTLIVLEVIVGTIARRGRFAAVVNNPPILLLAHGEYIERELQRCHITEGEIRSRLRRAGIGSRSEVAAVILEPTGDLSVLKEGVPIDEEMLIGVRSAQYLR; encoded by the coding sequence ATGGAAGAGATTCTCTACTACCTGGGCATGCCGCCGATGGCGGCGGTCGGTGTCGTCATCTCGACGATTGCCATGTATGCCGTCTTCATCGTCATGAGCCGGCTGCTCGGCCAGCGGGTGCTGGCGAAGCTGTCCGGCTATGACCTGCTCATCGTCATCGTCATGGGCGCGCTTATCGGGCGCACCATGATCGGCTGGGTGCCGACGTTGGCGTCGGGACTGTTGGCGCTGTGTACCCTCATCGTGCTGGAAGTCATCGTCGGCACGATTGCTCGGCGCGGACGGTTCGCCGCCGTCGTCAACAACCCGCCCATTCTGCTGCTCGCCCACGGGGAGTACATCGAGCGCGAACTGCAGCGGTGTCATATCACCGAAGGCGAGATTCGATCGCGGCTGCGTCGTGCAGGTATCGGCAGCCGGAGCGAGGTGGCCGCCGTGATCCTCGAACCCACTGGTGACCTGTCAGTGCTCAAGGAGGGCGTGCCCATCGACGAGGAGATGCTCATCGGCGTGCGCTCCGCCCAGTATTTGCGCTAG
- a CDS encoding sodium:solute symporter family protein, with translation MDTGALRLDATWVDYSLVALYFLFVLGIGWAARSKVSSSIDFFLSGRSLPAWVTGLAFISANLGAVEIVGHSANGVVYGFETMHYFWIGAVPAMVFLGIVMMPFYYGSKVRSVPEFMLKRFGPAAHLVNAISFAVAQLLIAGVNLLLLAKVVNALLGWPLWITLVIAAVIVLSYITLGGLSAAIYNEVLQFFVIIAALLPLTVIGLHTVGGWSGLKEKVDAPSHFHTWPGTEISGFEHPVVSIIGLVFGLGFVLSFGYWTTNFVEVQRSMAADSMSAARKTPIIGAFPKMFIPFLVVIPGMVAGATVTPIMDETAKPNDAILYLMRDLLPNGLLGVAIAGLLAAFMAGMAANISAFNTVMSYDIWQTYVQKNKPDSYYTSFGRLATVAATIIAIFTALIAANFGNVMDYLQTLFGFFNAPLFATFILGMFWKRMTPHAGWSGLVSGTLAAIIYWVIATFGGTDISFFNLPGQGTAFVAASIAFVVDIIVSIAVSMFTTPKPDHELVGFVKSVTPKEHLVDETEASLPWYQRTVPLGVLCMVMVIILNVIFA, from the coding sequence ATGGACACTGGTGCCCTGAGGCTCGACGCGACATGGGTCGACTACTCTCTCGTCGCCCTGTACTTCCTCTTCGTGCTTGGCATCGGCTGGGCGGCTCGCTCGAAGGTTTCGAGCTCCATTGACTTCTTCCTGTCCGGCCGGTCCCTTCCCGCCTGGGTCACCGGCTTGGCCTTCATCTCCGCCAACCTCGGCGCGGTGGAGATCGTGGGCCACTCCGCCAACGGTGTGGTCTACGGCTTCGAGACCATGCACTACTTCTGGATCGGCGCCGTCCCGGCGATGGTCTTCCTCGGCATCGTCATGATGCCCTTCTACTACGGCTCTAAGGTCCGAAGCGTCCCGGAGTTCATGCTTAAGCGCTTCGGCCCGGCCGCGCACCTGGTCAACGCGATCTCCTTCGCCGTCGCTCAGCTGCTCATCGCCGGCGTTAACCTGCTCCTGCTGGCCAAGGTCGTCAACGCGCTGCTCGGTTGGCCGCTGTGGATCACCCTGGTCATCGCCGCCGTCATCGTTTTGTCCTACATCACCCTGGGTGGCCTGTCGGCCGCCATCTACAACGAGGTGCTGCAGTTCTTCGTCATCATCGCCGCGCTGCTGCCGCTGACCGTCATCGGCCTGCACACCGTCGGCGGCTGGTCCGGCCTCAAGGAGAAGGTCGACGCTCCGTCGCACTTCCACACCTGGCCGGGCACTGAAATCTCCGGCTTCGAGCACCCGGTTGTCTCCATCATCGGCCTCGTCTTCGGCCTCGGCTTCGTGCTCTCCTTCGGTTACTGGACCACTAACTTCGTGGAGGTCCAGCGCTCCATGGCTGCCGACTCCATGTCCGCCGCCCGCAAGACCCCGATCATCGGCGCCTTCCCGAAGATGTTCATCCCGTTCCTGGTCGTTATCCCCGGTATGGTCGCCGGCGCCACCGTCACCCCGATCATGGATGAGACGGCTAAGCCGAACGACGCGATCCTGTACCTCATGCGCGACCTCCTGCCGAACGGCCTCCTCGGCGTCGCCATCGCGGGCCTGCTCGCCGCCTTCATGGCCGGCATGGCTGCTAACATCTCCGCGTTCAACACGGTTATGAGCTACGACATCTGGCAGACCTACGTCCAGAAGAACAAGCCGGACTCCTACTACACCAGCTTCGGCCGCCTTGCGACCGTCGCCGCCACGATCATCGCCATCTTCACGGCCCTCATCGCCGCGAACTTCGGCAACGTCATGGACTACCTGCAGACGCTGTTCGGCTTCTTCAACGCTCCGCTGTTCGCCACCTTCATCCTCGGTATGTTCTGGAAGCGCATGACCCCCCACGCCGGTTGGTCGGGCCTCGTCTCCGGTACTCTTGCCGCCATCATCTACTGGGTCATCGCCACCTTCGGCGGCACGGACATCTCCTTCTTCAACCTCCCGGGCCAGGGCACGGCGTTCGTCGCTGCGTCCATCGCCTTCGTGGTGGACATCATCGTCAGTATCGCCGTCTCCATGTTCACCACGCCGAAGCCGGACCACGAGCTGGTGGGCTTCGTCAAGTCCGTCACCCCCAAGGAGCACCTCGTCGACGAGACCGAGGCGTCCCTGCCCTGGTACCAGCGCACCGTCCCGCTCGGCGTCCTGTGCATGGTCATGGTCATCATCCTCAACGTGATCTTCGCCTAG
- a CDS encoding acyltransferase family protein — MGATSRRLPWPDVAKGLSILGVIVLHVTLEVPGGMDTPLAVANAALDPIRMPLFFLISGFFAPKIFHFTFRELFLKRLWFLLVPYLIWVPIEQYLKGVERGLILGEPMPVFVTYVRNMAIGVNMAWFLYALVTFNIALWLTRRLPPLVAMAMSFTPILALSLHQEYHMVGKAILYLPLFFMGAHLKPVIATYTQRCLEPLFLTATVALYGLGLVAVMVWRHLIASGPIVIPWYGPGMETMGVPEIELLVRLSAHLLMIGAGLTGAVLLSKVPVVSPLLQAIGRHTLPLYLGHPIALTLLYHIPVFRFEILISPEAEAWTQATETWVAIGLGICLLGGAVFYAISRIPVLGWCLAPPSLIRREKNSGPHAAARTTIPAASNT, encoded by the coding sequence GTGGGTGCTACGTCGAGACGTCTGCCATGGCCGGACGTTGCCAAGGGACTGTCCATCCTCGGCGTTATCGTCCTTCACGTCACCCTGGAAGTTCCAGGCGGCATGGACACGCCGCTCGCGGTGGCCAACGCGGCGCTTGATCCCATCCGTATGCCGCTGTTTTTCCTCATCTCGGGATTCTTCGCTCCGAAGATCTTCCATTTCACCTTCCGAGAGTTGTTCCTCAAGCGCCTGTGGTTCTTGCTGGTCCCTTACCTGATCTGGGTGCCGATAGAGCAGTACCTAAAGGGCGTAGAGCGGGGACTCATTCTCGGTGAACCGATGCCGGTCTTTGTCACCTATGTGCGGAACATGGCCATCGGAGTGAACATGGCCTGGTTTCTCTACGCCCTGGTTACCTTCAACATCGCACTGTGGCTGACCCGACGGCTGCCCCCGTTGGTGGCGATGGCGATGAGTTTCACCCCGATCCTGGCCCTGTCGCTGCACCAGGAATACCACATGGTCGGCAAGGCCATCTTGTATCTTCCGCTGTTTTTCATGGGTGCTCACCTCAAGCCCGTCATTGCCACCTACACCCAGCGTTGCCTGGAACCACTGTTTCTCACAGCGACCGTTGCACTCTACGGACTCGGCCTGGTGGCGGTGATGGTGTGGCGCCACCTCATTGCCAGCGGGCCCATCGTCATCCCGTGGTACGGCCCCGGAATGGAGACGATGGGCGTGCCGGAGATCGAACTTCTCGTCCGGCTTTCGGCCCACCTGCTCATGATTGGTGCCGGGCTCACCGGGGCGGTGTTGCTGTCCAAGGTTCCCGTGGTGTCTCCCCTTCTCCAGGCGATTGGGCGCCACACGCTTCCGCTGTACCTTGGGCATCCCATCGCCCTTACCTTGCTCTATCACATCCCGGTCTTCCGTTTTGAGATCCTCATCTCCCCGGAGGCTGAAGCCTGGACCCAGGCAACGGAAACGTGGGTAGCCATCGGCCTGGGCATCTGCTTGCTCGGCGGGGCGGTGTTCTACGCCATATCCCGAATTCCGGTCTTGGGCTGGTGCCTCGCGCCGCCGTCGCTTATCCGACGGGAGAAGAACTCCGGCCCGCACGCGGCCGCAAGGACGACGATCCCGGCTGCCAGTAACACGTAA
- a CDS encoding polyadenylate-specific 3'-exoribonuclease AS, which yields MRYFYDTEFIEDGSTIDLVSIGIVAEDGREYYAVSTDFDAAKAGPWVRDNVLGKLPSPNDPAWKSTDTIRTEVLGFLTAGAGQVDLWAWVGAYDHIVLAQIFGDMTALPRQLPRYTNELKQYWHMAGKPKLPSAPRGNHDALVDARFNAEKFRIIAEILPLDRGNRVAR from the coding sequence GTGCGTTACTTCTACGACACCGAATTCATTGAGGACGGCTCGACGATCGATCTCGTGTCCATTGGCATCGTCGCTGAGGACGGTCGTGAGTACTACGCTGTGTCGACGGATTTCGACGCCGCCAAGGCGGGCCCGTGGGTGCGTGACAACGTGCTCGGAAAGCTACCTAGCCCCAACGATCCGGCGTGGAAGTCCACGGACACCATCCGCACCGAGGTGCTCGGCTTTCTCACCGCTGGCGCCGGGCAGGTGGACCTGTGGGCCTGGGTGGGGGCCTACGACCACATTGTGCTCGCCCAGATCTTCGGCGATATGACGGCCCTTCCTCGCCAGCTGCCTCGCTACACCAACGAGCTCAAGCAGTACTGGCACATGGCTGGTAAACCTAAGCTCCCGAGCGCTCCGCGAGGCAATCACGACGCCCTTGTGGACGCCCGTTTCAATGCGGAGAAGTTTCGTATTATCGCCGAAATCCTGCCTTTGGACAGGGGGAATAGGGTAGCTCGCTAA
- the galK gene encoding galactokinase, with product MTNYWTTPRDDATGAEDATALFMSHFGYAPQGVWASPGRVNLIGEHVDYAAGISVPFALPHNTFVAARLNDKGTYRLVSEFDGETHEAEIATGEVGPGNPASWAGYAVGSIWAAAEAGLLELDPSTSLGMDLAIVSDVPVGSGLSSSAALECASAAAAVELLGGDVNAVREQLIAPTIRAENDVVGASTGGLDQTCSLLGAADHALALDFSDGSHRLVSCEFAKHDLALLVIDSNSAHQLVDGQYASRRGIIDAVTEFSGAPSFRAIEDVEAVALAMPSEEDDDVVVRRVRHVRQETDRAAAAAAALEAADFEEFGRLMVDSHVSLRDLYEVSTKKIDLIVDTALAQGALGARITGGGFGGSAIALVRKDDAVVVAGEIAAACDEAGLGKCTFHLVSPSAGTRRVR from the coding sequence ATGACTAACTACTGGACCACCCCGCGCGACGACGCCACCGGCGCCGAGGACGCTACCGCGCTCTTTATGAGCCACTTCGGTTACGCCCCGCAGGGCGTGTGGGCATCACCCGGGCGCGTGAACCTCATCGGCGAGCACGTCGACTACGCCGCCGGTATCAGCGTTCCCTTCGCCCTGCCGCACAACACGTTCGTCGCCGCCCGCCTCAATGACAAGGGCACCTACCGGCTGGTCAGCGAGTTCGACGGCGAGACCCACGAAGCCGAGATCGCCACCGGCGAGGTCGGCCCGGGTAACCCTGCCTCCTGGGCAGGCTACGCCGTCGGCTCGATCTGGGCGGCGGCCGAGGCTGGCCTGCTGGAGCTTGACCCCTCGACCAGCCTGGGCATGGACCTGGCGATCGTGTCTGACGTCCCCGTCGGTTCCGGCCTGTCCTCCTCGGCTGCCCTGGAGTGTGCGAGCGCTGCCGCTGCCGTGGAATTGCTCGGCGGCGACGTGAACGCGGTTCGGGAGCAGCTCATCGCGCCGACGATCCGCGCCGAGAACGATGTGGTCGGTGCCTCCACCGGCGGCCTCGACCAAACGTGCAGCCTCCTCGGCGCCGCCGATCACGCCTTGGCACTCGACTTCTCCGACGGCAGCCACCGCCTGGTTTCCTGCGAGTTCGCCAAGCACGATCTGGCCCTGCTGGTCATCGACAGCAACAGCGCGCACCAGCTCGTCGATGGTCAGTATGCGTCTCGCCGCGGGATCATCGATGCCGTTACCGAGTTCTCCGGTGCCCCGTCATTTAGGGCCATCGAGGACGTCGAGGCCGTCGCGCTGGCCATGCCGTCCGAGGAGGACGACGACGTCGTGGTGCGTCGCGTCCGCCACGTCCGTCAGGAAACCGACCGCGCCGCCGCGGCTGCCGCCGCGCTAGAGGCTGCGGACTTCGAGGAGTTCGGCCGCCTCATGGTGGACTCCCACGTGTCCCTGCGGGACCTCTACGAAGTCTCGACTAAGAAGATCGACCTCATCGTCGATACCGCCCTGGCGCAGGGAGCCCTCGGCGCCCGCATCACCGGCGGTGGATTCGGTGGCAGCGCAATCGCGTTGGTGCGCAAGGACGACGCCGTCGTCGTCGCCGGTGAGATCGCCGCCGCGTGCGACGAAGCCGGCCTCGGCAAGTGCACCTTCCACCTGGTGTCCCCGTCGGCGGGCACCCGCCGCGTCCGCTAG
- the galT gene encoding galactose-1-phosphate uridylyltransferase, which produces MPHEFRVTRADMADGRELLYFDDDPAYVSGERTRDAVDSRELPQAHAECEIRRDPLTGEFNVYAAHRMNRTFMPPANENPLAPTRPGELPTEIPSDDYNVVVFENRFPSLSMRMEVPEDYAYQVEGQPLFERRPALARCEVVCFTPESNGSFRDLSEHRARTVVEAWAHRTRELSEIDGVKLVFPFENRGKEIGVTLQHPHGQIYSYPYLPTRAQSIRDNAAAYREKTGEDLFDAILAAERAGSRILEEGEYFTTFVPAAAKWPVEAMIMANRPAPDLADLSDEEKAELTSMYLRLLRATDRYFPGVERTPYISAWNQAPVGEDRQYGRLHLQLFSLMRSPDKMKYLAGSESGQSAWISDTTPEKIAERYREIWND; this is translated from the coding sequence ATGCCGCATGAGTTCCGAGTCACCCGGGCCGACATGGCCGACGGGCGTGAACTGCTCTACTTCGACGACGATCCCGCCTACGTCTCCGGCGAGCGCACCCGCGACGCCGTGGACTCCCGCGAGCTGCCGCAGGCGCACGCGGAGTGCGAGATCCGGCGCGACCCGCTGACCGGAGAGTTCAACGTCTACGCCGCGCACCGCATGAACCGCACCTTCATGCCGCCGGCGAACGAGAACCCGCTGGCTCCGACCCGACCCGGCGAGCTGCCCACGGAGATCCCGTCCGACGACTACAACGTGGTCGTCTTCGAGAACCGCTTCCCTTCGCTGTCCATGCGCATGGAAGTTCCGGAAGACTACGCCTACCAGGTGGAAGGCCAGCCGCTGTTCGAGCGCCGTCCGGCGCTCGCCCGCTGCGAGGTCGTCTGCTTCACCCCGGAATCGAATGGGTCCTTCCGTGACCTGTCCGAGCATCGGGCCCGCACCGTCGTTGAGGCCTGGGCGCACCGCACCCGGGAACTCAGCGAAATCGACGGCGTCAAGCTGGTCTTCCCCTTCGAGAACCGCGGGAAGGAGATTGGCGTGACGCTGCAGCACCCGCACGGGCAGATCTACTCCTACCCCTACCTGCCTACGCGTGCCCAGTCCATCCGCGACAACGCCGCCGCCTACCGCGAGAAGACCGGCGAAGATCTCTTCGACGCTATCCTTGCTGCCGAGCGCGCCGGCTCGCGCATCCTGGAAGAGGGCGAGTACTTCACCACCTTCGTCCCGGCGGCCGCGAAGTGGCCGGTCGAGGCGATGATCATGGCCAACCGCCCGGCACCGGACCTCGCCGACCTAAGCGACGAGGAAAAGGCCGAGCTGACCAGCATGTATCTGCGACTGCTGCGGGCCACGGATCGCTACTTCCCGGGTGTTGAACGAACCCCGTACATCTCTGCCTGGAACCAGGCGCCGGTGGGGGAGGACCGTCAGTACGGCCGCCTGCACCTGCAGCTGTTCTCGCTGATGCGCTCCCCGGACAAGATGAAGTACCTCGCCGGCAGTGAGTCGGGCCAGTCCGCCTGGATCTCGGACACCACGCCGGAGAAGATTGCCGAGCGCTACCGGGAGATTTGGAATGACTAA